From Proteiniborus sp. MB09-C3, the proteins below share one genomic window:
- the fmt gene encoding methionyl-tRNA formyltransferase, whose product MKVVFMGTPDFSVPTLEALFNNGHEISLVISQADKAKGRGKKVLFTPVKEKALQLDLNVYQPDNINSEESIEIIKKESPDVIVVVAYGQILKEDILNIPKFGCINVHASLLPEYRGAAPINWAIINGEKRTGVTTMVMERGLDSGDMLLKNETKIYDGETAGGLHDRLMKIGAELLIETIKGLETGDISRTPQNHENATYAPMMSKDLGKIKWNEKADNIRNLVRGTQPWPGAFTTYKDNNMKILEVDIVAKFKDEESGRVVKVNNDGIYVNALDNCILIKQIQFPGKKGMSVSDFLRGNEFEIGALLK is encoded by the coding sequence ATGAAGGTTGTATTTATGGGAACTCCAGACTTTTCTGTCCCAACACTTGAGGCTTTATTTAATAATGGCCATGAAATATCTTTAGTAATATCCCAAGCAGACAAAGCAAAAGGAAGAGGGAAAAAGGTACTATTTACTCCAGTTAAAGAAAAGGCCTTACAGCTAGACTTAAATGTGTATCAGCCTGATAATATTAATTCCGAGGAAAGTATAGAGATAATTAAAAAAGAAAGCCCAGATGTAATAGTAGTAGTAGCCTATGGTCAAATCTTAAAGGAAGACATATTAAATATTCCTAAGTTTGGCTGCATAAATGTACATGCTTCTCTATTACCTGAGTATAGAGGGGCAGCTCCTATAAATTGGGCAATAATAAATGGTGAAAAGAGAACTGGTGTAACGACGATGGTTATGGAGAGAGGATTGGATTCTGGAGATATGCTGCTAAAAAACGAAACCAAGATATATGATGGAGAGACTGCTGGTGGGCTTCATGATAGACTCATGAAAATAGGGGCAGAATTACTTATAGAGACTATTAAAGGTCTAGAGACTGGAGATATTAGTAGAACTCCTCAGAATCATGAAAATGCAACTTATGCACCTATGATGTCTAAGGATCTTGGAAAAATCAAATGGAATGAAAAAGCCGATAATATAAGAAACCTAGTCCGAGGTACTCAGCCGTGGCCTGGGGCATTTACCACATATAAAGATAATAATATGAAAATACTAGAAGTTGATATTGTAGCTAAATTTAAAGATGAAGAAAGTGGAAGAGTTGTTAAAGTAAATAATGATGGAATATATGTAAATGCATTAGATAATTGTATATTAATAAAACAGATTCAGTTTCCAGGTAAAAAAGGAATGAGCGTATCAGACTTCTTAAGAGGTAATGAATTTGAGATTGGAGCTTTATTAAAATAA
- the coaBC gene encoding bifunctional phosphopantothenoylcysteine decarboxylase/phosphopantothenate--cysteine ligase CoaBC, protein MLSGKNIVMGVSGGIAVYKAVDVVSRLKKLNANIDIIMTKSAAEFVAPLTFQSISQNPVTVNIFNEPKQWKIEHISLAKKADVFLVAPATANIIGKVANGIADDMLSTTIMATRAKVIFAPAMNTNMYNNIIFKENMNKLKEHGYEFIKPGSGRLACGDIGEGKMAEPCDIVDYIIGSFNGNQLKGKKIIITAGPTIEPLDPVRYMTNYSSGKMGFALAKVAQQQGAEVTLISGPVNLEPPLGVEFIRINTTQEMFNAVGRYFDDCHVLIKAAAPLDYRPVSVSEHKIKKEKDEIELKFVKNPDIAAHFGKIKKKQIIIGFAAETENIIENARKKIDKKNLDFIVANNVLAENAGFKSDTNIVTIVDKNGSATDYPMMKKEDVARAIIDKISAMLNC, encoded by the coding sequence ATGCTTAGTGGAAAAAACATTGTAATGGGCGTTTCTGGTGGTATTGCTGTGTATAAGGCTGTAGATGTAGTTAGTAGGTTAAAAAAGCTAAATGCTAATATAGATATAATAATGACCAAATCGGCAGCCGAATTTGTAGCACCCTTAACCTTTCAATCAATATCGCAGAATCCCGTCACTGTAAATATATTTAATGAACCAAAGCAATGGAAGATTGAACATATTTCTCTAGCAAAAAAAGCAGATGTTTTTTTAGTGGCTCCAGCAACAGCCAATATTATTGGAAAGGTAGCTAACGGTATTGCAGATGATATGTTAAGTACTACAATAATGGCTACTAGAGCAAAAGTAATTTTTGCTCCAGCTATGAATACGAATATGTATAATAATATTATTTTTAAAGAAAATATGAACAAGCTGAAAGAACATGGCTATGAATTTATTAAACCTGGATCTGGCAGACTAGCCTGTGGAGATATTGGAGAGGGCAAAATGGCAGAACCTTGTGATATAGTAGATTATATAATAGGTTCGTTTAATGGCAATCAGCTTAAAGGAAAGAAAATCATTATAACTGCTGGACCTACTATAGAACCCCTTGATCCTGTAAGATATATGACTAATTATTCAAGTGGAAAAATGGGATTTGCTTTAGCTAAGGTAGCTCAACAGCAGGGGGCAGAGGTTACACTAATATCTGGACCAGTGAATTTGGAGCCTCCTTTAGGAGTTGAATTTATTAGGATAAATACTACTCAAGAAATGTTCAATGCAGTAGGTAGATATTTTGATGATTGTCATGTACTTATTAAGGCAGCGGCGCCACTTGATTATAGACCAGTTTCAGTCAGTGAGCATAAAATTAAGAAAGAAAAAGATGAAATTGAACTTAAATTTGTTAAGAATCCAGACATTGCAGCACATTTCGGTAAAATTAAGAAAAAACAAATAATAATAGGTTTTGCTGCAGAAACAGAAAACATTATTGAAAATGCAAGGAAAAAGATTGATAAAAAGAATCTAGATTTTATTGTTGCAAATAACGTATTAGCAGAAAATGCAGGATTCAAAAGTGATACTAATATAGTGACTATTGTTGATAAAAACGGATCTGCGACAGATTATCCAATGATGAAAAAAGAAGACGTAGCAAGGGCCATTATAGATAAGATTTCTGCAATGCTAAATTGCTAA
- the rsmB gene encoding 16S rRNA (cytosine(967)-C(5))-methyltransferase RsmB codes for MNKNPREIAVKILGEINEEKAYSNISITRNINEGISNLDESLIREMVYGVIENKLLIDWVIMQFSKVKIKKIAPIIKEILRIGVYQILFMDKIPDSAAVNESVKLAKKYGHKGSVGYVNAILRNISRNKSNLEFPKRNNDPVEYLSVKYSHPKWMVEKWLSDYGLSFTEELCIANNEKPKLNIRVNTLKISKLDLMEKLESKGFIVSEGKYAYDCIIIDNPVRITDTEEFKSGLFQIQDESSMMVAQIMDPSPGSLVIDVCSAPGGKTTHIAQKMQNEGKIIARDIHEHKLQLIEGNIKRLGINIIELEKFNALDLDEKLIGKADYCLVDAPCSGLGLIRRKPDIKWNKEKDNLIEIAELQYEILMNSSMYVKNGGLLVYSTCTIQRDENIHLIRKFTENNNFKLISFESLINNTELKKSATNGYIELYPNINNTDGFFIAKMIKI; via the coding sequence ATGAATAAAAACCCAAGAGAAATTGCAGTTAAGATTCTAGGAGAAATTAATGAGGAAAAAGCTTATTCAAATATATCTATAACTAGAAATATTAATGAAGGAATAAGTAACCTAGACGAGTCTTTAATAAGGGAAATGGTTTATGGAGTAATTGAAAACAAGCTTTTAATAGACTGGGTTATTATGCAATTTTCAAAAGTTAAGATTAAAAAAATAGCACCTATAATCAAGGAAATATTAAGAATAGGAGTCTATCAGATTCTTTTTATGGATAAAATACCAGATAGTGCTGCTGTAAATGAATCAGTGAAGCTAGCAAAAAAATATGGGCATAAAGGCTCTGTAGGCTATGTAAATGCAATATTGAGAAATATATCTAGGAATAAAAGCAATTTAGAATTTCCTAAAAGGAATAATGATCCTGTAGAATATCTATCAGTAAAATATTCTCATCCTAAATGGATGGTGGAAAAATGGTTGAGTGATTATGGCTTAAGTTTTACAGAAGAGCTATGCATCGCCAATAATGAGAAGCCTAAGTTAAATATAAGAGTAAATACATTAAAGATTTCTAAACTGGATTTAATGGAGAAATTAGAAAGCAAAGGATTTATTGTAAGTGAAGGTAAGTATGCATATGATTGTATAATAATAGATAATCCAGTTAGAATAACAGACACAGAAGAATTCAAAAGTGGCTTATTTCAAATACAAGATGAAAGCTCTATGATGGTGGCTCAGATAATGGATCCAAGTCCAGGAAGTCTTGTAATAGATGTTTGTAGTGCACCAGGAGGGAAAACTACCCACATAGCTCAAAAAATGCAGAATGAAGGCAAGATAATTGCTAGGGACATTCATGAGCATAAGCTTCAGCTGATTGAAGGAAATATTAAAAGACTTGGAATTAATATTATTGAATTAGAAAAGTTTAATGCTTTAGATTTAGATGAAAAATTAATTGGTAAAGCTGATTATTGCCTTGTAGATGCTCCTTGCTCTGGACTAGGACTGATACGAAGAAAGCCAGACATAAAGTGGAACAAGGAGAAAGACAATCTAATTGAAATAGCGGAATTACAATATGAAATACTAATGAATAGCAGTATGTATGTTAAAAATGGAGGTCTTTTAGTTTATAGCACCTGTACAATACAAAGAGATGAAAATATCCACCTAATTAGAAAATTCACGGAGAATAATAATTTTAAACTTATAAGCTTTGAAAGCTTGATAAATAATACTGAACTGAAGAAGTCTGCGACAAATGGATATATCGAATTATACCCTAATATTAACAATACAGATGGCTTTTTTATTGCTAAGATGATTAAAATATAA
- a CDS encoding Stp1/IreP family PP2C-type Ser/Thr phosphatase, translating into MFICACSDIGKVRNINQDSYYYSDDSRLPLFVVADGMGGHNAGEVASSLAIDTIKENYKREKENIIQGSLDIPRFINLTLMEANNRILKEAKENDNYVGMGTTITLGIIYNDEVFIGHMGDSRAYLFREQELYQLTQDHSLVAELVRNGSISTEEAVNHPQKNIITRALGTDNDIKVDIINRKLDINDVIILCTDGLTNLVADLKIREILNSCCDLRHACCLLTDVANELGGFDNTTVMIIRYVEKR; encoded by the coding sequence ATGTTTATTTGTGCATGTTCAGACATAGGAAAAGTAAGAAATATTAATCAGGATTCTTACTATTATTCAGATGACAGCAGGCTGCCCTTGTTTGTAGTAGCAGACGGTATGGGTGGTCATAATGCAGGTGAGGTAGCCAGTTCCTTAGCCATTGATACGATTAAAGAAAATTACAAGAGAGAAAAAGAAAATATCATTCAGGGTAGCCTTGATATTCCAAGGTTTATAAACCTAACCTTAATGGAGGCTAATAATAGAATACTAAAGGAAGCCAAGGAGAATGATAACTATGTAGGTATGGGAACTACAATTACCTTGGGAATCATATACAATGACGAAGTATTTATAGGACATATGGGTGATAGTAGAGCATATCTATTTAGAGAACAGGAATTATATCAGCTGACTCAAGATCACTCCTTAGTAGCTGAATTAGTCAGAAATGGAAGCATCAGCACTGAGGAGGCGGTAAATCATCCGCAGAAAAATATTATTACTAGGGCATTAGGTACAGATAATGACATCAAGGTTGACATAATTAATAGAAAGCTTGATATTAATGACGTAATAATATTATGTACTGATGGCCTCACTAATTTAGTAGCTGATTTAAAAATAAGGGAAATTTTAAATAGCTGTTGCGACTTACGACATGCTTGCTGCTTGCTCACAGATGTCGCAAACGAACTAGGTGGCTTTGACAATACAACAGTTATGATTATAAGATATGTTGAAAAGAGGTGA
- the def gene encoding peptide deformylase, translating into MAIRQLRYEDDPILRKKSREVDVIDEKIKTLVQDMLDTMYKEEGVGLAAPQVGILKKVVVIDIGEGPIALINPKIVQEEGEIIDMEGCLSIPGKSGKVCRPEKVKVEYLDIGGNKNVIEGTALLARALCHEIDHLYGILYIDRVINSEEE; encoded by the coding sequence ATGGCTATTAGACAGTTAAGATATGAAGACGATCCTATTTTAAGAAAAAAATCTAGAGAAGTAGACGTAATTGATGAAAAAATAAAAACTTTGGTACAGGATATGCTTGATACAATGTATAAAGAAGAAGGAGTAGGCTTAGCAGCTCCACAGGTTGGTATCCTTAAAAAAGTGGTAGTAATAGATATTGGTGAAGGACCAATAGCATTAATTAATCCCAAAATTGTGCAGGAAGAGGGAGAAATTATTGATATGGAAGGTTGCTTAAGTATTCCAGGAAAAAGTGGAAAAGTGTGCAGACCTGAAAAAGTAAAAGTAGAATATTTGGATATAGGTGGAAATAAGAATGTAATTGAAGGCACAGCTCTTTTAGCCAGAGCACTTTGTCATGAAATTGATCATCTATATGGAATATTGTATATTGATAGGGTAATAAATTCAGAAGAAGAATAG
- the priA gene encoding primosomal protein N', translated as MTDRMFVEVVVDNASSSTDRFYTYIVPEGYKEDVEIGKKTLVPFGIGNKLVEGIIVNIISDTDIDYKRIKPIKSIFNDDLILSKNLVKLGFWMKDKYLAQYTDIFRTMMPSGTTNKVIEIINLVSNEEEDYKKIKSKNQLRIIDYLKEHGEAELQQIREATGIKNINSSIDSLVKSEIVEITKKVNSDVNIKYEKFVKTCFCPADTEAILGALAKNATKQIEIIKYLKDIESISLKNMMINTNCSLSSLKSLEEKGYVEIIDMEVKRDAITKEIAPYNKVKLTKEQKDCVDNIYNDYLENGFSKYLIHGVTGSGKTEVYLQLIERVLEEGKQAIVLVPEISLTPQTVERFAGRFRNNVAVLHSRLSNGERYDEWRKIKEGEVQIAVGARSAIFAPFDNLAFIIIDEEHEASYKSSMNPKYNAIELGEKRCEIEGATLVLGSATPSMESYYRAKQKEYKLLELPNRVNSKEMPKIEVIDMKKELDNGNKSMFSNALYNSIVETLKARKQAILFLNRRGFSTFISCRKCGYVVKCKECDISLTYHMAQNILKCHYCGYTLKPPTICPSCNSRYIKYFGTGTQRVEEEVKRLFPHARTARMDMDTTTAKGSHEKILGKMKRGDIDILIGTQMISKGLDFPNVTLVGIIAADLTLNIPDFKASERTFQLLTQVGGRAGRGEYDGKVVLQTYEPEHYSIMTAKSHDYISFYNKEISIRKEFNYPPFTDIINIIISGENEKDTYNISNSIAEDIRREIYQETNNLELREAVIGPMEAPIYRIKGKYRRQIIIKIKRSYVSMITKAINRVNISNRIKNNYKSINISIDINPVSII; from the coding sequence ATGACTGATAGAATGTTTGTTGAAGTAGTCGTAGACAACGCAAGCTCAAGCACTGATAGATTTTACACATATATTGTGCCAGAGGGATATAAAGAAGATGTTGAAATCGGAAAGAAAACACTAGTTCCTTTTGGAATTGGCAATAAGCTAGTTGAAGGAATAATAGTGAATATAATTAGTGATACAGATATAGATTATAAAAGAATAAAGCCTATAAAGAGTATTTTTAACGATGACCTTATTCTATCTAAAAATCTTGTTAAATTAGGGTTTTGGATGAAGGATAAATATTTGGCTCAATATACTGATATTTTTAGAACCATGATGCCTTCTGGGACGACAAATAAAGTAATTGAAATCATAAACTTAGTTAGTAATGAGGAAGAGGATTATAAAAAAATAAAGTCTAAAAATCAGTTAAGGATAATAGATTACCTAAAAGAGCATGGAGAAGCGGAGCTACAACAAATTAGAGAAGCAACTGGAATAAAAAATATCAACTCGAGCATAGATTCATTAGTTAAAAGTGAAATAGTTGAGATTACTAAGAAAGTTAATTCTGATGTAAATATAAAATATGAGAAGTTTGTAAAGACCTGTTTTTGTCCTGCAGATACTGAGGCAATTCTTGGTGCATTAGCTAAAAATGCAACCAAACAGATTGAAATAATCAAATATCTGAAGGATATCGAGTCCATAAGCTTAAAGAATATGATGATTAATACTAACTGCAGCTTAAGCTCATTAAAGTCATTAGAGGAAAAAGGATATGTTGAGATTATAGACATGGAAGTTAAACGAGATGCTATAACTAAAGAGATTGCTCCATATAATAAAGTTAAATTGACAAAGGAGCAAAAAGATTGTGTAGATAATATATATAATGATTATCTTGAAAATGGTTTTAGCAAGTATTTAATTCACGGAGTGACTGGAAGTGGAAAGACAGAAGTTTATCTTCAATTAATCGAAAGGGTTCTTGAAGAGGGCAAACAAGCTATTGTGCTAGTTCCAGAAATATCTCTTACTCCTCAGACTGTTGAAAGGTTTGCAGGAAGATTTAGAAATAATGTAGCTGTCTTGCATAGTAGATTATCAAATGGTGAAAGATACGATGAATGGAGAAAGATAAAAGAAGGTGAAGTACAAATTGCTGTAGGAGCTCGGTCTGCAATTTTTGCTCCCTTTGACAACCTAGCATTCATTATTATTGATGAGGAACATGAGGCAAGTTATAAATCCAGCATGAATCCAAAATACAATGCAATAGAATTAGGAGAAAAAAGATGTGAAATTGAAGGGGCTACCCTAGTTCTTGGCTCTGCAACCCCATCTATGGAAAGCTATTATAGAGCAAAGCAAAAAGAATACAAGTTATTAGAACTGCCAAACAGAGTAAACAGCAAAGAAATGCCTAAGATTGAAGTCATAGATATGAAAAAAGAACTGGATAATGGCAACAAATCTATGTTTAGCAATGCTCTTTATAATTCTATTGTAGAAACCCTTAAAGCTAGGAAGCAAGCTATACTTTTTTTAAATAGAAGGGGATTTTCTACTTTTATTTCTTGTAGAAAATGTGGCTATGTTGTAAAATGTAAGGAATGTGATATTTCTTTAACTTATCATATGGCACAAAATATACTCAAATGTCATTATTGCGGATATACTCTAAAACCGCCAACTATATGTCCTAGCTGTAATAGTAGATATATTAAATACTTTGGAACAGGGACACAAAGGGTAGAAGAGGAAGTAAAAAGACTATTTCCTCATGCCAGAACTGCCAGAATGGATATGGACACTACCACAGCTAAAGGAAGCCACGAAAAAATATTAGGGAAAATGAAAAGGGGCGATATTGATATACTCATTGGAACCCAAATGATTTCAAAAGGGTTAGATTTTCCCAATGTAACATTAGTAGGGATAATTGCAGCAGACCTTACACTTAATATACCTGATTTTAAGGCTTCAGAAAGAACTTTTCAATTATTGACACAAGTCGGAGGTAGAGCTGGAAGAGGAGAATATGATGGTAAGGTAGTTCTTCAGACGTATGAACCTGAGCACTATAGTATAATGACTGCTAAGTCTCATGACTATATTAGCTTTTACAATAAGGAAATATCAATACGGAAAGAATTTAACTATCCTCCATTTACAGATATTATAAATATCATTATTTCAGGAGAAAATGAAAAGGATACATATAATATTTCTAATTCAATTGCAGAGGATATTAGACGAGAAATATATCAAGAGACCAATAATCTTGAATTAAGAGAAGCAGTCATAGGGCCTATGGAGGCTCCTATTTATAGAATAAAGGGGAAGTACAGGCGTCAAATTATTATTAAAATAAAAAGAAGTTATGTTTCCATGATAACTAAAGCAATAAATAGGGTAAATATAAGCAATAGGATAAAGAATAATTATAAAAGCATTAATATAAGCATTGATATTAATCCAGTTTCAATCATTTAG
- a CDS encoding zinc metallopeptidase, whose product MYAQSKIQSAFNKYSRVSSRSGYTGAQVARRILDRNGLYDVNIEHISGRLTDHYDPRSRVLRLSSTVYNGTSLASLGVAAHEVGHAIQHADGYSFLIFRNTIAPIAGFGARFVWILIIAGFAFSFPSLVSAGILLYLGVVLFQIITLPVEYNASKRALLQLETGSFLSQDELVPTKRVLDAAALTYVAATLTAIAQLLRLVALSRRRD is encoded by the coding sequence ATGTATGCACAATCAAAAATACAGAGTGCATTTAACAAATATTCTAGGGTCAGTAGCAGGTCAGGCTATACTGGAGCACAGGTAGCTAGAAGGATATTAGATAGAAATGGACTATATGACGTCAATATAGAACATATTTCTGGAAGACTTACAGACCATTATGATCCTAGAAGCAGAGTTTTAAGACTTTCCAGCACAGTTTATAATGGTACATCTCTTGCTTCTTTAGGTGTAGCCGCCCATGAGGTAGGTCATGCTATACAGCATGCCGACGGCTATTCATTTTTGATATTTAGAAATACTATAGCGCCTATAGCAGGATTTGGTGCAAGATTTGTTTGGATTTTAATTATTGCGGGATTTGCATTTAGTTTCCCTTCTTTAGTCAGTGCTGGTATTTTGTTGTATTTAGGAGTAGTGTTATTTCAAATAATTACACTCCCAGTAGAATATAATGCTAGCAAAAGGGCGTTATTACAATTGGAAACTGGTAGCTTTCTTTCACAGGACGAATTAGTTCCAACAAAACGAGTATTAGATGCTGCCGCTTTAACTTATGTAGCTGCAACTCTCACTGCTATAGCACAGCTTTTAAGATTAGTGGCATTATCTAGGAGAAGAGATTAA
- the rlmN gene encoding 23S rRNA (adenine(2503)-C(2))-methyltransferase RlmN: MNNIDLRSLEIEELEEVFSNLGEKKYRAHQTFKWIHQKMVSCIDDITELPQGLRDKLNSDFLISKLKIAERLDSKHDDTSKYLFVLDDGNIIESVMMKYKHGISVCLSTQVGCRMGCKFCASTKSGLVRNLLPGEILEQFYEIQKDQGISISNIVLMGSGEPLDNYDNVMKFLKIIHDKDGQNLGYRHITISTCGIVPRIYDLAEEGIPINLSISLHSPFDEERKNIMPIANRYSLHEIMEACNYYIAKTNRRITFEYTLIYDVNDRPEDALEIIKLLKNMLCHVNLIPLNNIKEFTHTKSDEKSIQSFKDILIKNGVNTTIRREMGADVNAACGQLRRDYLNRKKS; encoded by the coding sequence TTGAATAATATTGACTTAAGGTCGCTAGAAATAGAAGAATTAGAAGAAGTGTTTTCAAATCTTGGAGAAAAAAAGTACAGAGCTCATCAGACCTTTAAATGGATACATCAGAAGATGGTTTCTTGTATAGATGATATTACAGAACTTCCTCAAGGACTAAGGGACAAGCTGAATTCTGATTTTTTAATTAGTAAGCTTAAAATAGCAGAAAGACTAGATTCGAAACATGATGATACTAGTAAATATTTATTTGTCTTAGATGATGGAAATATCATTGAAAGTGTAATGATGAAGTATAAGCATGGCATTTCTGTGTGCCTATCTACTCAAGTAGGATGCAGAATGGGTTGTAAGTTTTGTGCTTCAACTAAAAGTGGGCTAGTAAGAAACTTATTACCAGGGGAAATACTTGAACAATTTTACGAAATACAAAAAGATCAAGGCATCAGTATCTCAAATATAGTGTTAATGGGAAGTGGAGAACCTTTAGATAATTATGACAATGTGATGAAATTTTTAAAGATTATACATGATAAAGATGGACAAAATTTAGGATATAGACATATTACGATTTCAACCTGTGGGATTGTTCCTAGGATATATGATTTGGCAGAGGAGGGTATACCCATTAATTTATCTATTTCTCTTCACTCGCCATTTGATGAGGAAAGAAAGAATATTATGCCAATAGCCAATAGATATAGTTTACACGAGATAATGGAAGCCTGTAACTATTATATTGCTAAAACAAACAGAAGAATAACCTTCGAATATACATTAATTTATGACGTAAATGATAGACCAGAGGATGCATTAGAAATAATAAAATTGCTCAAAAATATGCTGTGCCACGTGAATTTGATACCCCTTAATAATATAAAAGAATTTACTCATACTAAATCTGATGAGAAATCAATACAGAGCTTTAAAGATATTCTAATCAAAAATGGAGTAAATACTACTATAAGGAGAGAAATGGGGGCAGATGTGAATGCTGCTTGTGGGCAACTAAGAAGAGATTATCTTAACAGGAAAAAATCATGA